Proteins encoded together in one Entomobacter blattae window:
- a CDS encoding SDR family NAD(P)-dependent oxidoreductase has translation MTSVFNKTPKTHPKKAVLSGATGGVGHALVPLLIAEGYHVGLIGRNPQKLEALHAQFPEQTSLFLQDLAEKEAASRLVTAITSQWGHISLLINNAGTITPGPAETLTAEEHDRQINVNFTTPLQLTQAFLPHIAPKGKILFINSIGGIMPLKGSAAYSATKFGLRGYALSLAQEMQARQIRVSSIFPGAIDTDMLFKEAQEGGTPLNFLAAPLTPEQVALLVLKALRQGKLEYYIPTLDGIGARLALSFPALVPPLMPFLEYWGKRGMKKYMRKMRTIRPPQA, from the coding sequence ATGACCAGTGTTTTTAACAAAACCCCAAAAACCCACCCTAAAAAGGCTGTACTGAGTGGGGCAACCGGCGGTGTAGGCCATGCCCTTGTTCCCCTCCTCATCGCTGAAGGATACCATGTAGGCCTTATCGGTAGAAACCCACAAAAGCTTGAGGCCCTCCATGCCCAGTTCCCCGAGCAGACAAGCCTTTTCCTGCAAGATCTTGCTGAAAAAGAGGCCGCCTCCCGACTTGTAACAGCTATCACCAGCCAATGGGGACATATCTCCCTACTGATTAACAATGCCGGCACCATCACCCCAGGGCCAGCAGAAACGTTAACAGCTGAGGAACATGACCGACAGATCAACGTCAATTTTACAACCCCGCTGCAGCTCACTCAGGCTTTTCTCCCCCATATTGCTCCAAAGGGGAAAATTCTCTTCATTAACTCTATTGGGGGCATTATGCCTCTAAAGGGCAGTGCTGCCTACAGTGCCACCAAGTTTGGCCTGCGGGGCTATGCCCTTTCCCTTGCACAGGAAATGCAAGCCAGACAGATTCGTGTCTCCTCCATCTTCCCCGGTGCGATCGATACCGATATGCTGTTTAAAGAAGCCCAAGAGGGAGGAACTCCCCTGAACTTTTTAGCCGCCCCCTTAACCCCAGAGCAAGTGGCCCTTTTGGTGCTCAAAGCTCTGCGCCAGGGCAAGCTTGAATATTATATTCCCACTCTTGATGGGATTGGGGCTCGACTGGCTTTAAGTTTCCCCGCCCTGGTTCCACCCCTTATGCCTTTTTTGGAATATTGGGGGAAAAGGGGGATGAAAAAATATATGCGTAAAATGCGCACAATACGCCCACCTCAGGCCTGA
- a CDS encoding AI-2E family transporter: MNSPSSPKLPAGFSLKKISSTLQFALIAAFCLLAIWLIGDILMVLFASTLVAVILCGLTRKFQKFIPLPYWLALTCVVVLLMVALSSLIWFSGPEIGEQAIRLRTALTTQAAHLRETLHTSPLGNMLLNHLPRSLGGNRIEHGNEGMMGIRLAGSMSGIISSAFGTLGTLAVILMAGLYFALSPSTYTNGILRLVSKPYRMEARKYLEASGKTLWAWTAGQSLDMLVVGIFSAMGLWFLNVPLAFALGVVAGLANFIPYIGAIIGAIPAVIIGLSQSTQEGIFVLLLYMVIQFVEGNILAPIIQRHAVHMPPGITILSQTIFGTILGIPGLILATPLTALFLAVGDKATPPLTEEEKL, translated from the coding sequence TTGAATTCTCCATCGTCTCCCAAGCTACCGGCTGGCTTCTCCTTAAAAAAGATCTCCAGCACTCTTCAATTTGCCCTTATCGCTGCCTTCTGCCTGCTGGCCATATGGCTCATCGGCGATATTCTCATGGTGCTGTTTGCCTCAACGCTGGTGGCCGTTATTCTTTGTGGCCTTACCCGCAAATTTCAAAAATTTATCCCCTTGCCTTACTGGCTAGCCCTTACATGTGTTGTTGTTTTACTGATGGTTGCTCTGAGCAGCCTGATCTGGTTTAGTGGGCCAGAAATCGGCGAGCAGGCCATTCGTCTTCGTACAGCCCTTACCACTCAGGCGGCCCATCTGCGTGAAACCCTTCATACCTCCCCCTTAGGAAACATGTTGTTGAATCACCTTCCTCGCTCCTTGGGGGGAAACCGCATTGAACATGGCAATGAAGGGATGATGGGTATTCGGCTGGCTGGCTCTATGAGCGGGATCATCAGCTCGGCCTTTGGTACCTTAGGCACGCTTGCAGTTATATTGATGGCGGGGTTATATTTCGCCCTCAGCCCCAGTACTTATACCAATGGGATCCTTCGCCTGGTCTCAAAACCTTACCGTATGGAAGCCCGCAAATACCTGGAAGCTTCGGGGAAAACCCTTTGGGCCTGGACAGCAGGGCAATCCCTGGACATGCTGGTGGTTGGCATATTTTCAGCCATGGGTTTATGGTTTTTAAACGTGCCCCTGGCCTTTGCCCTGGGCGTGGTGGCAGGGCTTGCCAATTTTATCCCCTATATCGGAGCCATTATCGGGGCAATTCCTGCGGTCATTATCGGCCTTTCCCAAAGCACCCAGGAAGGAATTTTTGTACTGCTCCTCTATATGGTCATTCAGTTTGTAGAGGGAAACATTCTTGCTCCCATTATCCAACGCCATGCTGTTCACATGCCACCTGGCATTACTATCCTCTCACAGACAATTTTTGGCACCATCCTGGGCATTCCGGGCCTTATTCTTGCAACCCCTTTGACTGCTCTTTTCCTCGCGGTGGGAGATAAAGCCACCCCCCCTCTGACAGAAGAAGAAAAACTTTAA
- a CDS encoding ABC transporter ATP-binding protein, giving the protein MQSKPLPPPQASILVNALSLEFPIYHGEAKSLKKTLFQKAKNSLLSNAFSNRNRTGGQITVKTNGNTQYLTVQALKDLSFHIAPQERVGLVGHNGAGKSTLLKVLAGIYEGNPGAVAVEGKISALLDATAGMNMQLSGRENIHLWARQHKLIPAEEKQLEENVEQFADLGEFFDLPLRLYSSGMIMRVGFGLITASTPQILLMDEWFMAGDANFQEKARIRLENIVQSAEILVLTTHAISILYQWCTRIFWLEKGELRMDGDAPTVLAAYLESVGSSLEQELPWLRASQPSTANTEPTPEDLIPE; this is encoded by the coding sequence ATGCAGAGCAAACCTCTTCCCCCCCCTCAGGCCAGCATTCTTGTTAACGCTCTTTCCCTTGAGTTTCCCATTTACCATGGGGAAGCCAAATCCCTTAAAAAAACGCTCTTTCAAAAAGCCAAGAATTCTCTCCTTTCAAATGCGTTTAGTAACAGGAATAGAACAGGCGGCCAGATTACGGTAAAAACCAACGGCAATACGCAATATCTCACGGTGCAGGCCCTTAAAGACCTCTCCTTTCATATCGCCCCGCAAGAACGCGTGGGCCTTGTGGGGCATAATGGGGCTGGTAAATCCACCTTATTGAAGGTTCTTGCGGGCATTTATGAGGGAAACCCAGGCGCAGTCGCCGTTGAAGGAAAGATCAGCGCCCTGCTCGACGCCACAGCGGGGATGAACATGCAGCTCAGCGGACGAGAGAATATTCACCTCTGGGCCCGCCAACACAAGCTTATCCCTGCTGAGGAAAAACAGCTGGAAGAGAATGTCGAGCAATTTGCCGATCTGGGAGAGTTTTTTGATCTTCCCCTACGGCTTTATTCCTCGGGTATGATAATGCGGGTGGGTTTTGGCCTAATTACGGCCAGCACACCGCAGATTCTGCTTATGGATGAATGGTTTATGGCGGGAGATGCCAACTTTCAAGAAAAAGCCCGTATTCGGCTTGAGAACATAGTACAATCGGCAGAAATCCTGGTTTTAACCACCCATGCCATTAGCATTCTCTACCAATGGTGCACCCGCATTTTCTGGCTGGAAAAGGGGGAATTACGAATGGATGGAGATGCGCCAACGGTTCTTGCTGCCTATCTGGAAAGTGTGGGCTCATCGCTTGAGCAGGAGCTCCCCTGGCTACGCGCCTCCCAACCCTCCACAGCCAATACCGAACCCACACCAGAGGACCTCATACCAGAATAG
- a CDS encoding ABC transporter permease — protein MSLSSSSFRPSSFPPPSPTKQGWTDIKNGLALWKLAFSLGWLDIKLRYRGSALGPLWLTLTTASMVISMGFIYSHLFRLNLHDYLPFLAISLILWQTGIACMISEACTCFTEAEHTIRSIKLPFFVQALRTVWRNIIVFLHNIIVPLAVFAYVGVWPGLNALYCLPAFFLWTLDGLALCLFLGCICSRFRDIPPIVNTLLQLAFYVTPIIWTPTQLGSKGWWLPFNPFFSLLEIVRGPLLSTQPKWDIWLSALLFSLLLWVMAWMTFKISRARLIFWL, from the coding sequence ATGTCCCTTTCGTCTTCCTCATTTCGTCCTTCGTCTTTTCCTCCCCCCTCCCCGACCAAACAGGGATGGACAGATATAAAAAACGGCTTAGCCCTATGGAAGCTGGCTTTCTCCCTCGGGTGGCTAGACATCAAACTTCGCTACAGAGGCTCGGCCCTCGGGCCACTCTGGTTAACACTGACAACGGCTTCCATGGTTATTTCCATGGGGTTTATCTATAGCCATCTCTTTCGGCTCAACTTACACGACTACCTGCCCTTCCTCGCTATTTCCCTTATTTTATGGCAAACAGGCATTGCCTGCATGATTAGCGAGGCCTGCACCTGCTTTACTGAGGCCGAGCATACAATACGCTCCATCAAGCTGCCTTTTTTTGTGCAGGCCCTGCGTACAGTGTGGCGAAACATTATTGTTTTCCTGCATAATATTATTGTGCCCTTGGCTGTATTTGCCTATGTGGGAGTCTGGCCAGGGTTAAATGCCCTTTATTGCCTGCCAGCCTTTTTTCTATGGACCCTTGACGGGCTGGCCCTATGCTTGTTTTTAGGCTGCATCTGCAGTCGCTTCCGCGATATCCCCCCAATTGTTAACACCTTGTTGCAACTGGCCTTTTATGTTACCCCCATCATCTGGACCCCAACCCAGCTGGGCAGTAAAGGGTGGTGGCTACCTTTTAACCCTTTCTTCTCCCTTTTAGAAATTGTTCGTGGGCCATTGCTGAGCACACAACCCAAATGGGATATCTGGCTTTCTGCCCTCCTGTTCAGCCTGCTCTTATGGGTTATGGCCTGGATGACCTTTAAAATATCCCGTGCCCGGCTCATTTTTTGGCTATAA